CCAGGTAATAGCTGTAATAATCCCGGGAGAATTTTATGGTGTGGGTGCTTTTTATGAAGATTTTGAGCAGGTAAACGATGAGGAAGTAAAATACTATCTCGAAAAATTACGGGAATGGAAAAAAGCCGGTTAATAAACCCGCAAACAGGAAACAGGAATTTCTCAGCTCTTTAAATGGAACCTTTATGAAAAAGATAAACTTCATTGCTGTAATTCTCATTGCCATACTAATGAGTTGTACCACTACAAAAATTACCAGCACGTGGAAAGCAAATAATGTTGTTCCCAAACATTATAATAAAATACTTGTATTGGGTCTTATCAGGGATGCGGACAGGAGCCTTCAGGAAAAAATGGAAACACACCTGGTAAACGATCTGAAAGATATGGGATATAACGCCGTGAGTTCGCTGAGCGAATACGGGCCAAAAGCATTTGCTGATATGGAAGAAGCCGCAGCTATTTCAAAATTAAAGAAAGCGGAATTGAAGCGGTGATCACCATTGTACTACTTGACAAACAGAAAGAAAAAAATTATGTACCCGGACATACTTATTATTCTCCCTATGGTTTTTACTATAACCGTTTTTGGGGCTATTACGGAACCTTGAACCGAAGGATTTATGAACCCGGATATTATGTAACTGATACCAGGTATTTCTGGGAAAGTAATTTTTATGATATGAGTCAGCAAACACTGGTTTACTCAGTACAAACCCGTTCATTCGATCCTTCCAATTCAGAAAGCCTGGGTCATGAATACGGGCAGTTGATTATTGGTGATATGGTGAAGCATAATGTTTTGCTGAAATAAGCTTAACAAAAAAACAGGAATTGGAAACAAAGCAGGAAACTTGAAACGATTAAAATATTTCAAGTTTCCTGCCTTTACTTGTTCTCCTAATAATAATTGATCAGCACAATATGCAGATAGTTTTCTAAAACTCCTTCATCGGTAAACTCCACATCACCACCATTGGCCAGTACTTTTCCAGTACATCATCTACCGCATCTTTGATAACAGAAAACTGATTGGCAGAACCGGTTACGTCATACAGCACATCTTCAACACCTCCACGCTGGGCAGCATACATAAAATTCTTTTCCACTACCAGCAGCTGACCTTTATTCTGCATCGCATCACGCCATACTTCTTTGATACCAACAGCCAGTTTCTTTTTCCCGGCAGCTGCATCAATTTTATTCATCAGTTCTTTCTGTTTTCCTTTTTTCCACTCATCAACAAATGACTGCAGCAATTCTTTCAACTGAGTGATTGTGCTTTCTTCATAATTACCGTGGATATATGCTGCCACTGCTTTTTGATGCTTTGTAATCTGTTTAAACTGCCCCAGCAGTTTTTCAGCGCCCATCACAAATACAGGCAAATGATATTCATTCAGCACAACATCAAGTGAACTGTCAATATGATGAAGAAATTTATAAAGCAGGATTTCTTTACGGTCTGATACATCAGAAAAATTAGCTACCCGTTCCGGTGCTTCATTTTCATATGCATCTATTGTTTCCGGCTGATCAGAAATGATCCGCATAAAATCGCCGTTATTGCCAAAATACATCCGGCTTTCCTTACCGCTCAGCAGCAATACAAGATATTTATGCAGTTGTTTTTTGCTGTATACAAGATCCCGTATTTCAAACGATTCATCAATGATGATCTTTGCTTCCACTGCTACATCCAGGTACAAAACCCTTTCAAACACAGGAGAAACATAAACTGCAATTCCTTTTTTGTTTTTATCCACTTTTACATTTTTAATAACCCCACTCAGCTTTTGCAGTATCAGGGCAGAAATTTCTGCAGGATAATTGTCAATAATTCCTGTTCAACTTTATCCGTTGCAATTTTAAAGGCATATTTCAACTCTGTTTCCAGGTTTATTTTCGGCACAAATGGAATAATAACTGAAACAGAAGGCCTGTAGTGCAGAGCTTCCATTACTTCACGTATTTCGGAATCAATATTTGTGTTCATACAATTTCATTTATTCCCTAAGCTATCCGAATTAATGTTCTTAAACTATGACATTCATCACCGATTCCTTTGATGCTGAACATAAAGAAGCACCAAACGCTTTCAGTACTTTGTAAGAGTAAATGAACCATCCTGAAAATAATCTGAAGCTTTCGATGATCTTTCACAGTATGGCCGATTGCTACAGCTATCTTGGAAAGGAAGAACGCTTTCGTGCCATTGCTTATGAAAATGTGGCTAAAATGCTGCACAATATGACTGAGGATATTACCCTCTATGCAACAGATATCAAAACACTCGACAAACTTGGCGGCATTGGAGAAAGCATTGCAGAAAAAATCATTGAGTACCTGCGTACAGGAAAAATAAAAGCATATGAAAATTTACGGAAACAGGTTCCCTTTGACCTTCTGGAGTTAATGAATATAACCGGGTTTGGTCCGGCTACGCTGAAAAGCCTGCATGAAAATTTACAGATCAGCAGCCGTGATGAACTGATAGATGCAATAAAAAAAGGCAAACTCAAACATATCAAAGGATTTGGTTCTGCCAGAATTGAAAATATGATCAAAGCACTGAAGCTTGGAAAAGACGGGCAGAAAAGGATCTTATTGAAAGATGCAGAAGTAATTGGGAAAACAATCCTCTCGGAATTAAAGAAAATTCCGGAAATCCACAGAGCCGAACTGGCGGGCAGCTTACGCAGGAAGAAAGAAACAATCGGTGATATAGATATTGTAATTACTGCTGATGCAAAAGACCGGAGAAAAATCATCCGTAAATTCATTTCGCTCCCTCTGGTTGAAAGGGTTTTAGCTGCCGGAAGAACAAAAGCCAGCGTACTTATCAAAAAAAAACAGGTGCAGGTTGACATCCGGATTGTTGATGACCGTGAATTCGGAGCTGCTATGTTATACTTTACCGGATCAAAAGAGCACAATATAAAACTTAGAACAATGGCCAGGGAACGTGGCTTCAAAATCAATGAATACGGCATTTTTGACTCAGCAGGGAAATGGCTTGCCGGCAATACAGAAGAGGATATGTACCGGTTTTTAGACCTGCACTACATATCTCCTGAAACAAGGCTTGATAGCGGCGAAATTGAAAAAGCCCGAATTGCCTGAGTTTCAGAATTTTTTTCCTGATTTTGATCATGTCATTAACTGCTGCCTGTCATTTTCATTTATGCCATAAAGTATGAATTTTGAACTCTCAAAAGGCATTATATGAAAAAGATATTATTGGCTTTTGATGGAACTCATTTCTCAACCGGTGCTTTTGAATTTGCCCGGAAGCTAAATGAAATGGAACCTGTACTGGTTACCGGTGCCTTCTTGCCACAGGCACAAGCCGCTAACCTCTGGAGTTATGCTGACGGTATGAGTGGTCCGATGTTTATTCCACTTGTTGAAGGAACAGACACGGAACTGATGAAGGCAAACATTGCAAAGTTTGAAATGCTTTGCCAGAAACATGGAATGGAATACAGGGTGCATGAAGATGATTTTGATTTTGCACTGCCTGAGTTGAAAGAGGAAACAAGATTTGCAGATTTGCTGATTATTGGCAGTGAGGTCTTTTACAAGAATCTGGGCGGTAAGCTCAATGAATACCTGCAGGATGTGTTGCACGGTTCAGAATGCCCGGTGCTGGTTGTACCGGAAACATATGATTTCCCTGAAACAATTATTCTCAGTTATGACGGAACTGGTTCATCAGTATACGCCATTAAACAGTTTGCTTACCTGTTCCCTGAAATGAGCAAAAAGCCAGCCTTGTTGGTTTATGCACGTGAAGATGGAAAGAACGAGTTTCCCAAACAGTCGAACATTGAAGAATTGACTGCAAGGCATTACAGCGACTTAACAATGATGAAGCTGGATATGCCACCAAAGAAATTCTTTGGTACCTGGATGGGCAACAGAAAAGGAGCATTACTGGTTTCCGGAGCATTTGGCCGGTCAGGTGTTTCTCAATTGATTAAAAAAAGCTTTATATCCGATGTAATAGCAGATCATCATCTGCCTGTGTTTATCACACATCGTTAACTTTTGGTTGGTTATTGTTTCAACGGGCTGGTTTTTTAACTGGCCCTTTCTTTTTTCCCAATGATGAGGGTCATGCACCTGCTTTATATGCATCATTGGCCGGAAGCTCCTTTCCTGTTATGTTTATACTGTTTCTTACACTTAATTAAAATGTACTAAGTCATGTATCATTTTATTTCTTACTTCAGACTTCTGTAAACAACAGATTATTCTTCACAATAAAAAACTCATCTCATGAAAAAGAATATGGGTAATACTGACAGAATCATCCGCTTAAGTGTTGCAGGTATCCTGGCACTGCTTTGGTTTCAGAATATGGTTACCGGCACATGGGGTATTGTTATGCTTGCTTTTGCAACAGTATTTGCTGTAACAGGTACTGCAGGCTTTTGTCCGTTGTACACTTTGTTTGGCATCAGCAGCTGCCCGGCAAAAAGAAACTGATACAAAATAAAAGACAAGCTTCCCGTTAGTTTATATGCAAAGAAGAACGTAAATAGCCGTTTATTTAAACAAATTGCCCTGCCATGAAACTGAACAAAGAATGGCATCTGAAAAACCGTATGCCCGAAAAAGCAACTCTTGAGCAACGGATTGCCTGGCATCTTGAACATGCAAAAAATTGCAGTTGCAGAGAAATGTCTGAGAAGCTGAAAGAAGAAATGAGAAAAAGAAAAATCAAATTCTGAAGAAAATGCTCAAGTATTTGCTGGCCCTGGTTATTGCAATTCATGGGCTGATTCATTTAATAGGCTATGCCAAAACATACGGCTACGGAAATTTTCCTCAGTTAACGAAATCTGTTTCAAAACCCGTTGGCAGCTTGTGGCTAATAGCTGCCATTCATTTTATAACAGTGGCAATTTTTTATATGCTGGGAAAAGAAGGTTGGTGGATGGTTGCCATTCCTGCACTTATTATTTCGCAAACATTGATTTTTATATTTTGGAAAGTTGCAAAAATGGGTACAGTTGCAAACCTGATTATTCTGATACCTTTAATAATTGCCACAGCAAGTTGGCAAATGAAGAGGACTTATACTGCTGAAGTAAAGCAAATGTTGCCGCAACCCGGTTCAGCAAACAATACCATCCTTACACAACAAATGCTTACACCATTGCCACCAGTTGTACAAAAATGGCTCCGCCGATCAGGTGTAGTTGGCAGAGAAAACATACAACAGATTTCTTTGCAACAAACCGGTGAAATGACGACCAAACAAAATGGCAGCTTGATACCGTTTACTGCAGAACAATATTTTACCACAGACAAACCTTCATTTAACTGGCGAACAACGATTCGTCCATCTCCCGTTCTGCTGATGACTGGAAGAGATAAATATGAAAATGGCAAAGGCCATATGCTCATCAAGGCTTACAGCCTGTTCCCTGTTGTTAATGCAAAGGGAAAAGAAATTGACCAGGGATCAATGCTCAGGTACCTGGCAGAAATATGCTGGTTTCCTTCCGCAGCATTAAGCAAGCATATTCATTGGGAAGCTGTTGATTCTGTTTCAGCAAAAGCAACTATGAGTTATGGCGGCATCACAGCATCTGGTGTATTTATCTTTAACAATGATGGCGACATGCTGAGTTTTGAAGCTGACCGTTATTATGTTGCCAATAAAAATACGAGATTGGAAAAATGGCTCATCAGCTGCAAAAGCTATACAGTATTTAATGACATTCGTATTCCATCGCAATGTGAAGTAACATGGAAATTAAAGGCCGGTGATTATACATGGCTGAAAGTTACCATCACAGGCATTGTGTATAATAAGGATGTTCCTGAAAAAAAGTAAGACTGTAACAATTGAACGTATTGCAACAGAATGAATCAGTAACTTAGCAATGTATGGATTCAATTACCCACATAGCCATCGGCGCCTGCGTTGGTGAAGCATTTTTTGAAAAAGGTTTCGGAAAAAAAGCAATGCTCTGGGGAGCGTTGGCTCAAAGCATTCCTGATATTGATTTTATTTCATCCATCTGGATGAACACTTCCGAAGACCTGCTGGCCCACCGTGGTTTTACACATTCCATTTTATTTGCACTGCTCATTGTTCCTGTGTTTGCAATGACGGCCGACAGAATTCACAGGCCACATAATATCTCCTTCAAAAAATGGATTCTCTTTTTTGCAGCAGAAGTTTTTCTTCATTTATTCCTTGATGTATTTAATAAATATGGTATCGGCTGGCTAGAACAATTCACCCATCAAAGATTTTCCTTCAACACAATTTATGTAGCCGATATTTTCTTTTCTATCTGGCCGGGTATTGCACTGCTGATGCTGGCTACCCTTCATCGTTTCAATCGCACAAGAAAGTTCTGGTGGAAGTTTGGCCTGTTTCTTCCTCTTATTTATCTCGGCTATTGCAGCTTCAATAAAATAAACATCAACCGTGAGGTGAAAGAAATCTTTGCCAAACAGCATATTGCACATGCCAGGTATTTCACCACTCCTACTCCGCTTAACAACTGGTTATGGTTTGTAGTGGCTGGAAATGATACAGGATATTATGTTGGCTTCCGTTCTGTTTTTGATTCAAAGCCAACTATGAGTTTTGAATACTTTCCCAGAAATGATTCTTTGCTGAAACCTGTTAGTGATCATGAAGACCTGCAAAAACTTATCCGTTTTTCACAACAGTTTTATACAGTTGAAAATGGAATGATACACTGGTGTTCAATGATCTGCGGTTTGGACAAATCCTTGGCTGGCAAAATCCAAGAGAACGGTTTGTATTTCATTACTTCCTTCAGCATCCTGATGAGAATAAACTGGTTGTGCAGCGTGGCCGCTTTACCGGCTGGGATTGGGATGCAGCAAAATTTCTGTTCAACCGTATTAAAGGGAATTAGTTACGCTGTTTAAAATAAAAGGTAAACAGGTAAAATACAAACCTGATCATTTCATAACAGAACTTTTGCCATACACGTTTAATGAATGTATTGTGAAGCTCAAACTCTTTTTCGGTAATGAGTTTACAATCAGCAGCAATAATTTCTTCCAGTGTTTGCTCTACCTGTTTTGCAAAAGAACTGTTCTGTACATCAAGGTTCAATTCAACACTTGCATAGGCACTGATATTATTTACATTGTATGAACCAACCGTTACAAACTTCGAATCATAAGTACTTAATTTGCCATGCAGAATATTTGGCTGATACTCGTATAGTTCTATATTGTTTTTAAACATCCATCTGTATAAATACCGCTCCGCATGTTTGGCTGTAGCTACATCACTTGGTCCTGCAGCAATCACTTTTATCTTCACTCCTCTCTTTACAGCATTCGCCATATTTTTCCTGAATGGTCTTCCCGGTAAGAAATAACTTGACATCATGGTGATATGCGACTCAGCTTTCGTAAACATTTCCGAAATAACTTCTGCTGATCTGGTTTTACCTCTACCCAATCGTTACGCCCCTCACCCTTACCAAGCATTCATTTGAATGTGTTTTTACAACTTCATCTTCATTCAGCACCTGGTATTTCTTTTCCCCAACCCGATTTATTCCAGCAATCTACACAGAGATTGAACAGCTCTGCACTTACTTCACCCTCACTGTACAATGCCCAATCAAGCCATGCCTTTTCGCCGGGCATATCATTATATCGATTGCTGATATTAACACCACCAACCAGGCTATGCATTGCATCTGTTACAACTAACTTATGATGAAGTCTCCGTCCAAAATAAAAATAGGGGCTTCTGAAAATGGGTTCAAACCAGCGAAAAAAAACACCGCTGCTCTTTAACTGGTGAATAAATTCTTTGCTGAGATCCTGGGATGCATATCCATCGAGCAACAGGTACACCTTCACTCCTTTTTGTGCTGCTTTTATCAATGCCGTAGCTACCTGTTTACCGGTTTCATCCTCTTCAAAAATATAGGTTTGTAAATGGATGCTTTGCTGAGCTTTATCAATCAACTCAAGTAATAGTGAAAAATATTCGCTTCCTCCACGTATAAGCTGAACCCTGTTGTGAGAGCTGTAAGCTGAAGAAACAAAAAGTTGTTTACCGGATGACATTCATCTCAAGTTAACATTTATCTTTTTTCAAACCGTCCTGATTTTTCTTTGATCTTTATCCTGTACACAATGGGTTTAATTCGTTCTGCATCGCTGATTTCACTTTCTACATGATGCTCGTGGGTATGAACAGTAGAACTGGTTTTCATTGGAAATACACGGTTATACAAAATATGCCTGGCTTTTTCAGCTTCTTCTCCGGTTAGCTCTTCAAATACGCCCAGAACAATAACGCTTTGCCAGTTAGCCATATCTGTCATCTGATCCACCTCAAAACAAACATTCGGATTTTTTCGCAACACATCCAGTTTCATTCCTTCTTTTGTTTGCCCATAAATATATGAACCATCAAAGGTGTAGGTTAAAGGAACTAAATAAGGCTGATCACCTGCACTGCAGGCAAGTCTTCCGATAACCTGGCTCGAAAGCAGGTTATTCATCTGATGTTCATCTAAGTGACCAAGCATAATACAGGATTAATATGGTGAGCAATTGAAGTAATCTAAGCTAACCAGATAGCAAGACAATTATGCTGATGTTCATCAACCCACGGGTTGACCTTACTCATTGCAATTGAAAGAGTATACTATTAACTTCAACACATGAACACATTTGAATCACATATACACGGTAATAAACCAGTGATTATTGACTTCTTTGCAGAATGGTGCGGCCCCTGTAAAATGATGACTCCTGTGTTACAGGAAGTAAAAGCAAAAATTGGTGATCGTGTAACAATTCTGAAAATGGATATTGATAAAAATCCGGGATTTGCCCATCAATATCATATCCAGGCTGTTCCCACTTTACTGATGATAAAAAAAGGGCATGTTATCTGGCGAAAGAGCGGCGTAGTTCCGGCTCATGAAATTTTACAGCATCTCGATTCAGTCATGAGCTGACAAAACCTGCAAATGAAATAAAAGCCGGACAATTCCGGCTTTTATTATATCAGTACTTGAATAAATTTATATGAACCTTCAATTCGATATATGGAAAATGCTGGCCGGGGTTGCTGTTTTTTTATTAGGGATGAATTTTATAGAAAAATCACTGAAACAAATTGCCGGACGTTCATTTAAACTTTTTCTCAAAAAACAAACTTCACATAAACTAAGAGCAATTGGCGGAGGAGCAGTTGTAACAGCATTGCTGCAAAGCAGCAGTATTGTAAACCTGATGATCCTTGCTTTTGTCGGCAGTGGTGTACTACAGATGCAAAATGCGTTAGCTGTCATGCTGGGCAGTAATATCGGCACAACTTTAACCAGCTGGATTGTGGCAACAGCAGGTTTTCAGCTTAACATTGAAAGTTTTGCCTTACCCGTTACAGGAGTTGCGGGATTAACCATGATGCTGTCCGGTAAGCAAAGCCGGCTGCATAATTTCAGCCAGTTCCTGTTTGGTTTCAGTTTTCTTTTTGTGGGATTGAATTATATGAAAGATGCGGTGGAAGCATTGGTGAAGGAAGTTGACCTTTCGCAGTTTAATCAATACCCCTTATTTATTTTTTTGCTAATTGGCATTGCAGTAACATCATTGATACAATCCAGCTCGGCAACAATGGCCATAATACTTTCAGCATTATACGTCAATGCTATTGGCCTCTTACCTGCCATGGCCATTGCACTGGGCTCTGAAATTGGCACCACTGTTAAATTGCTGATTGCGTCATCAGGAGGGCTTCCCGCCAAAAAAAGAGTTGCATGGGGAAATTTTCTCATCAACAGTATTACATCAGTCCTTTTTTTTTTTGTGCTGAAACCAATTCATCTGTTCATTACAGAAACCGCTTCCTTAACTGATCCCGTTATAGCAATTGTCGTCTTCCAGACATTTGCCAACTTTTTTGGTATCCTTTTATTTTATCCTTTTCTGGGAGTATTTGGAAACTTTTTGGAAAAAAGATTTACCAGGGAAAAAGATGACACATTATTCATTCATAAGGTAAAACTGTCTGAGCCGGAGCTGGCAATGGCAGCCATGGAAAAAGAAACTACAGGTTTTATCTATATCGTTACTCAGTTTAGCCTGCAGGTATTTAACCTGCAGAACGATTTTTAGCAAAGGAATATGTACACATATCAGTTTTCTGAAAATGAATACTGCAGAAAATATGAGTACATCAAACATGTTCATGGCGAAATTTACTCCGCCTTTTATGTTCACCTGCAAACAGCCGACTGGCAGGAAGCGGACATTAAACACCTCAACAGACTTGTATCAGCTGTAAGAAATGGCATGTATGCAGCAAAAAACATGAAAGATGCCATGCATGATGTTGAACTGTTACGCAACTCCTCAAATGACATTAAATTTTCTGTATTCCGGGAAACCAGCGAAAAAACAAAACTGTTTTATGAAGAATTATTAGCTCTGCTTCTTCAAAAAGACGGAATGCCGCTTTTCAACAAACTGGCGGCATTGTACAAAGAGGTGATACAGAGGTATACGGAAGAGTTGAATCAGCTTTACAAAAAACATGTTTTACAAAACCTGAGTGAAACAGAGATTTCCACTATTATCAATTACAACAGAGAATTATACTCTTCTTACAAATCAATTATACTGGCTGCAAAAGATGTTTTACTCACAGAAAATGAAGCAGAATCTTTTGATGAGCTGCCGGGCAGCATCAGGTAAATATGATGTTAAAAAAGTTATATCAAAAACAATCGTGGCTGTTTCTGACATTAATCATTGTTTACCGGTGTTATGTTGAATTAACTTTATAATTGTACTTCCTGTTGCAGCTGTTACATAATTTTATTAAATGCTGGGCAAACTAAACAACGAAGAGATTGAAGAGTTGCTGCAAAACAACAACATGGGCCGTATAGGTTGCAGCAGCGGCAGGAAAACATATGTTGTTCCTGTTAATTATGTGTACGATGGGAAAAGCATTATTGCCCACTCCGTTGAAGGAATGAAAATAAAATGAT
This portion of the Chitinophagaceae bacterium genome encodes:
- a CDS encoding universal stress protein, which produces MKKILLAFDGTHFSTGAFEFARKLNEMEPVLVTGAFLPQAQAANLWSYADGMSGPMFIPLVEGTDTELMKANIAKFEMLCQKHGMEYRVHEDDFDFALPELKEETRFADLLIIGSEVFYKNLGGKLNEYLQDVLHGSECPVLVVPETYDFPETIILSYDGTGSSVYAIKQFAYLFPEMSKKPALLVYAREDGKNEFPKQSNIEELTARHYSDLTMMKLDMPPKKFFGTWMGNRKGALLVSGAFGRSGVSQLIKKSFISDVIADHHLPVFITHR
- a CDS encoding DUF2892 domain-containing protein; its protein translation is MKKNMGNTDRIIRLSVAGILALLWFQNMVTGTWGIVMLAFATVFAVTGTAGFCPLYTLFGISSCPAKRN
- a CDS encoding pyridoxamine 5'-phosphate oxidase family protein, which translates into the protein MLGHLDEHQMNNLLSSQVIGRLACSAGDQPYLVPLTYTFDGSYIYGQTKEGMKLDVLRKNPNVCFEVDQMTDMANWQSVIVLGVFEELTGEEAEKARHILYNRVFPMKTSSTVHTHEHHVESEISDAERIKPIVYRIKIKEKSGRFEKR
- the trxA gene encoding thioredoxin, which codes for MNTFESHIHGNKPVIIDFFAEWCGPCKMMTPVLQEVKAKIGDRVTILKMDIDKNPGFAHQYHIQAVPTLLMIKKGHVIWRKSGVVPAHEILQHLDSVMS
- a CDS encoding Na/Pi cotransporter family protein; its protein translation is MNLQFDIWKMLAGVAVFLLGMNFIEKSLKQIAGRSFKLFLKKQTSHKLRAIGGGAVVTALLQSSSIVNLMILAFVGSGVLQMQNALAVMLGSNIGTTLTSWIVATAGFQLNIESFALPVTGVAGLTMMLSGKQSRLHNFSQFLFGFSFLFVGLNYMKDAVEALVKEVDLSQFNQYPLFIFLLIGIAVTSLIQSSSATMAIILSALYVNAIGLLPAMAIALGSEIGTTVKLLIASSGGLPAKKRVAWGNFLINSITSVLFFFVLKPIHLFITETASLTDPVIAIVVFQTFANFFGILLFYPFLGVFGNFLEKRFTREKDDTLFIHKVKLSEPELAMAAMEKETTGFIYIVTQFSLQVFNLQNDF
- a CDS encoding pyridoxamine 5'-phosphate oxidase family protein, which produces MLGKLNNEEIEELLQNNNMGRIGCSSGRKTYVVPVNYVYDGKSIIAHSVEGMKIK